One window of the Trifolium pratense cultivar HEN17-A07 linkage group LG2, ARS_RC_1.1, whole genome shotgun sequence genome contains the following:
- the LOC123908170 gene encoding UDP-glucose 6-dehydrogenase 4: protein MVKICCIGAGYVGGPTMAVIALKCPEIEVAVVDIAAPRINAWNSDHLPIYEPGLEDVVKECRGRNLFFSTDVEKHVAEANIVFVSVNTPTKTQGLGAGKAADLTYWESAARMIADVSKSDKIVVEKSTVPVKTAEAIERILTHNRKGINFTILSNPEFLAEGTAIKDLFNPDRVLIGGRETPEGQKAIHALRDVYAHWVPLDRILCTNLWSAELSKLAANAFLAQRISSVNAMSALCEATGADVSQVSHSIGTDSRIGPKFLNASVGFGGSCFQKDILNLVYICECNGLPEVANYWKQVIKVNDYQKSRFVNRVVSSMFNTVSGKKIAVLGFAFKKDTGDTRETPAIDVCKGLLGDKAKLSIYDPQVSEEQILKDLAMKKFDWDHPAHLQPTSPTTSNKQVSVVWDAYEAIKDAHGVCIMTEWDEFKNLDYKKVFDNMQKPAFIFDGRNVVDVKKLREIGFIVYSIGKPLDAWLKDMPAVA, encoded by the coding sequence ATGGTGAAGATTTGTTGCATTGGAGCTGGCTATGTTGGTGGTCCAACAATGGCTGTGATTGCTTTGAAGTGTCCTGAGATTGAGGTAGCTGTGGTGGATATCGCTGCGCCGAGAATCAATGCTTGGAACAGTGATCACCTACCTATATATGAGCCTGGTCTTGAAGATGTGGTGAAGGAGTGCAGAGGAAGGAATCTTTTCTTCAGTACTGATGTTGAGAAACATGTTGCTGAGGCCAATATCGTCTTTGTCTCGGTCAACACTCCTACAAAGACGCAAGGTCTTGGAGCTGGCAAAGCAGCTGATCTCACTTATTGGGAGAGTGCTGCAAGGATGATTGCTGATGTTTCAAAGTCGGACAAGATTGTTGTTGAAAAGTCGACTGTTCCGGTTAAAACAGCTGAGGCAATCGAGAGGATTTTGACTCACAATAGGAAAGGCATTAATTTCACTATTTTGTCTAACCCTGAGTTTCTTGCTGAGGGTACAGCTATCAAAGATCTGTTCAATCCCGACCGTGTCCTTATCGGAGGCAGGGAAACCCCGGAAGGGCAAAAGGCTATTCATGCTTTGAGAGATGTTTATGCTCATTGGGTCCCGTTGGATCGAATCCTTTGCACCAATTTGTGGTCTGCTGAACTCTCAAAGCTTGCAGCCAATGCTTTCTTGGCTCAGAGGATCTCCTCTGTGAACGCCATGTCTGCATTATGTGAGGCAACTGGTGCTGATGTCTCCCAGGTTTCTCACTCAATCGGAACTGACTCGAGAATTGGACCAAAATTCTTGAATGCTAGTGTTGGTTTTGGTGGATCCTGCTTTCAGAAGGATATTCTGAACTTGGTCTATATCTGCGAGTGCAACGGCCTTCCCGAGGTGGCTAACTACTGGAAACAGGTCATTAAGGTGAATGACTACCAGAAATCTCGGTTCGTGAACCGAGTTGTCTCTTCAATGTTCAACACAGTCTCAGGGAAGAAAATTGCTGTTTTGGGATTTGCTTTCAAGAAAGACACCGGTGACACTAGGGAGACTCCTGCGATCGATGTGTGCAAgggtttattaggagacaaggcTAAGTTGAGCATTTATGATCCTCAAGTTTCTGAAGAGCAAATCTTGAAGGATTTGGCAATGAAGAAATTCGATTGGGATCATCCTGCTCATCTTCAACCAACAAGCCCAACAACTTCCAACAAGCAAGTGTCTGTGGTTTGGGACGCGTACGAGGCGATTAAGGATGCACATGGTGTGTGCATTATGACTGAGTGGGACGAGTTCAAGAATCTTGATTACAAAAAAG